From Paenibacillus graminis, a single genomic window includes:
- a CDS encoding Na(+)/H(+) antiporter subunit C — MEWMMAVAVGVLFTVGVYLILSKTLLRIVLGTSLLTHGVHLLLLTMAGLKKGAAPVLGGKADAYVDPLPQALILTSIVISFGVTAFFFVLAYRAYQAHGTDEMDNIREEEQ; from the coding sequence ATGGAATGGATGATGGCTGTAGCGGTCGGTGTTTTATTTACCGTCGGAGTATATTTGATTTTGTCCAAAACCCTGCTGCGGATTGTACTCGGTACTTCCCTGCTTACGCATGGCGTCCATCTGCTTCTCCTGACTATGGCCGGACTGAAAAAAGGGGCAGCTCCTGTATTAGGCGGCAAGGCGGATGCCTATGTGGACCCGTTGCCGCAGGCGCTGATTCTGACGTCCATCGTGATCAGCTTCGGTGTTACGGCGTTCTTCTTCGTGCTGGCCTACCGTGCCTACCAGGCACACGGGACCGATGAAATGGATAACATCCGGGAGGAGGAGCAATGA
- a CDS encoding Na+/H+ antiporter subunit A encodes MLHAAILIPFLLAVLVPLVKRFPRLHAGWAVLPVPTALFVYFLMQIRGVQSGENTVASVAWMPSLGINITLVLDGLSLLFALLITGMGALVVLYSIYYLEKRMESIRNFYMYLLMFMGAMLGVVLSDNLMVLYGFWELTSITSFLLIAFWHRRERSRYGALKSMLITVFGGLAMFAGFNLLYVMSGTYSIREITLQAGQLSLEPTFIPAMLLILLGAFTKSAQFPFHIWLPDAMEAPTPVSAYLHSATMVKAGLYLVARLSPVFSGQSEWFWLVSVCGLVTLLYGSFKAIKQTDLKAMLAFSTVSQLGLIMCLLGLGSASAFFSGTGESVFYAMATAAAVFHLINHAVFKGTLFMVVGIVDHETNTRDLRKLGGLMSLMPVTFSVALIGAFSMAGLPPFSGFLSKEMFFTAVLNIREMNVWSTQSWLLLFPVLAWTASVLTFVYSMILVFRTFTGKLQPEKLDKIPHEAPLGLLFSPVALVSLAVLFAFFPDLLSSSLIEPAVAAIQYGHLPPEESLHVSIHFWHGWTPEIFMTFGVIAAGTLLYRGYSRLRILDREWSGRDSLNRIYDLSIRVLEGGSARFTNRYMTGSNRHYLLYIFGFIIIALGSTLLGAQGITLGMADYAPVSMYEVAVVAVMLAAAFAVPFAKSRVNAILFTGAVGYMVTLLFVIFRAPDLALTQMIVETVSVILFLLCFKYLPKLKREKEKASFKWLNLIAAVGVGLTMTLIALAAMGSSPFAPISEFFLKESYSLAGGKNVVNVILVDFRGFDTLFEIMVLGIASLGIYALVHLRMESGRVPPAAKNKPAAYLFPLRSNDVILRTMSKVIVVIILTFSLYLFFAGHNHPGGGFIGALMTSAGLILMAISLGVDTVRTLLPVNYRILTAAGLLTAILTAAGSFAFGAPFLSHAFGHFDLPLLGDTELATAVLFDLGVYLAVIGVTMNIIFTIGGDE; translated from the coding sequence CTGTTTGCCCTGCTGATTACAGGGATGGGAGCCCTGGTGGTTCTATATTCGATTTATTATCTTGAAAAGCGGATGGAATCTATCCGTAACTTCTATATGTATCTGCTTATGTTCATGGGAGCGATGCTGGGCGTTGTTCTGTCTGACAACCTAATGGTGCTCTACGGGTTCTGGGAGCTGACGAGTATTACATCTTTCCTGCTGATTGCCTTCTGGCACCGCCGGGAGAGATCGCGCTACGGAGCGCTCAAGTCGATGCTGATCACCGTGTTTGGCGGACTGGCAATGTTTGCCGGGTTCAACCTTCTCTATGTGATGAGCGGAACCTACAGCATCCGGGAAATCACCCTGCAAGCCGGCCAGCTGTCTTTGGAGCCGACGTTCATTCCGGCCATGCTGCTGATTCTGCTGGGAGCCTTCACCAAATCTGCGCAATTTCCGTTTCACATCTGGCTTCCCGATGCCATGGAGGCGCCGACTCCGGTCAGTGCCTATCTCCATTCCGCGACGATGGTCAAGGCGGGGCTGTATCTGGTGGCCCGGCTAAGTCCCGTATTCAGCGGGCAGTCCGAATGGTTCTGGCTGGTCTCCGTCTGCGGACTGGTCACTCTGTTATATGGATCGTTCAAAGCCATCAAACAAACCGATTTAAAAGCGATGCTCGCCTTTTCTACGGTCAGCCAGCTGGGGTTGATCATGTGCCTGCTGGGACTGGGCTCTGCGTCGGCCTTCTTTTCAGGTACAGGAGAGTCTGTATTCTATGCTATGGCTACTGCGGCGGCCGTCTTTCATCTGATCAACCATGCGGTGTTCAAAGGAACCCTGTTTATGGTGGTTGGCATTGTAGACCATGAGACGAATACAAGGGATCTGCGCAAGCTGGGCGGATTAATGTCCTTGATGCCGGTCACCTTTTCCGTAGCGCTGATTGGCGCCTTTTCCATGGCCGGGCTTCCGCCGTTCAGCGGCTTCCTGAGCAAAGAGATGTTCTTCACTGCCGTGCTTAATATTCGGGAGATGAATGTATGGAGCACACAGTCCTGGCTGCTGCTGTTTCCGGTCCTGGCCTGGACAGCGAGCGTGCTTACCTTTGTATACAGCATGATCCTGGTGTTCCGGACGTTCACCGGCAAGCTGCAGCCGGAAAAGCTGGACAAAATACCGCATGAAGCTCCGCTTGGATTGCTGTTTTCTCCTGTGGCGCTTGTCTCCCTGGCTGTTCTCTTTGCCTTTTTCCCGGACCTCCTAAGCTCATCTTTAATTGAACCGGCTGTGGCGGCGATTCAATATGGCCATCTGCCGCCGGAGGAAAGCCTTCATGTTTCGATCCATTTCTGGCATGGCTGGACTCCGGAAATCTTCATGACCTTTGGTGTGATCGCCGCCGGAACGCTTCTGTACAGAGGTTATAGCAGATTGCGGATATTGGACCGTGAGTGGAGCGGGCGGGATTCGCTTAACCGTATATATGACCTCAGCATTCGCGTGCTGGAAGGCGGTTCAGCCCGTTTCACCAACCGTTATATGACCGGCAGCAACCGGCATTACCTGCTGTATATTTTCGGGTTCATCATTATTGCCCTGGGGAGTACACTGCTGGGAGCACAAGGAATTACCCTGGGCATGGCGGACTACGCACCGGTCTCGATGTACGAAGTAGCGGTGGTTGCGGTTATGCTGGCGGCAGCGTTTGCCGTTCCTTTTGCCAAGTCGAGAGTCAATGCCATTCTGTTCACAGGCGCGGTCGGGTACATGGTAACCCTGCTGTTTGTCATCTTCCGGGCGCCTGACCTTGCCTTGACGCAGATGATCGTGGAGACGGTGTCGGTGATTCTGTTCCTGCTGTGCTTCAAATATTTGCCGAAGCTGAAGCGGGAGAAGGAGAAAGCATCCTTTAAATGGCTGAATCTCATTGCCGCCGTGGGAGTTGGCCTGACGATGACACTGATTGCGCTGGCGGCGATGGGCAGCAGCCCGTTTGCGCCGATCTCGGAATTTTTCCTGAAAGAAAGCTATTCCCTGGCGGGCGGCAAAAACGTAGTGAATGTAATCCTGGTAGACTTCAGGGGCTTCGATACGCTGTTCGAAATTATGGTTCTCGGCATTGCGTCCCTTGGCATTTATGCTCTGGTTCATCTGAGAATGGAGTCAGGGAGAGTTCCGCCAGCAGCGAAAAATAAACCGGCAGCCTATCTGTTTCCCCTGCGCAGCAATGATGTGATTCTGCGGACGATGTCCAAGGTGATAGTAGTCATTATCCTTACTTTTTCGCTGTATTTGTTCTTTGCCGGGCATAACCATCCGGGCGGAGGTTTTATCGGAGCTTTGATGACATCCGCCGGCCTGATTCTGATGGCGATTTCACTAGGAGTGGATACGGTCCGCACACTTCTCCCGGTTAATTACCGCATCCTCACGGCGGCGGGGCTGCTGACCGCGATCCTGACAGCGGCAGGCTCCTTTGCGTTTGGCGCGCCATTCCTGAGCCATGCCTTTGGCCATTTTGACCTGCCGCTGCTTGGGGATACGGAGCTTGCGACAGCCGTTCTGTTCGATTTGGGTGTATATCTGGCGGTCATAGGCGTGACCATGAATATTATTTTTACCATAGGGGGGGATGAGTGA